CAGCAGCGCACCCAGCTTGGTGTCCGGATCGTACTTGCCGTCCTTGCCGAATGCGACGCGCGGGTCCGGACCGCCATCGAGAGAGAAATCGTCACCCAGTTCGACAACATAGCGTTCGCCATCTTTCACCAGCTTCACCGAGCCCGAGGTGACATGGTTGGAGCGGCCTTCAAAGTGACCCTTGGTGCCGCCGGCAAAGGCGGCGGTGCTGGAAGCAAGCGCCACGGCAACGCCGGCAGCGGTAGCAAACAAAGAACGACGGGTGATCATGAGTGGTGAATTCCCTTGGTTGGACTTTGCGTCTTGTGCGCATAGAGAGGAATAAGCTTGCAGGAGCCTTTCGGAAAGGTTGCCTCACGCATAGCTGAAAGCACGTGTCCTGCGGTGAACGCCGCGTGATCGGCTTGTGTTTTCGGCCCCCATGCTTAGGTTCCGGA
The window above is part of the Ruegeria pomeroyi DSS-3 genome. Proteins encoded here:
- a CDS encoding DM13 domain-containing protein encodes the protein MITRRSLFATAAGVAVALASSTAAFAGGTKGHFEGRSNHVTSGSVKLVKDGERYVVELGDDFSLDGGPDPRVAFGKDGKYDPDTKLGALLSLTGKQRYAVPPTWDVSAYNEVYIWCDVAGVPLGVAKIN